The Pangasianodon hypophthalmus isolate fPanHyp1 chromosome 2, fPanHyp1.pri, whole genome shotgun sequence genome window below encodes:
- the spega gene encoding striated muscle preferentially expressed protein kinase, translating into MKKIWSKKRFQRAGHTNWMFGRLAHVFRLCRKQSNDSDNTDDENGETQVSMETKERSRAPQAQAVRSQLSGGGKTMIARILTPSNRPIVEREILALGSKAPSLQDPFQSGRQANAGCVQSPPVRHLGVEALVRASQISVYYPAVESEESMSLNSDYYGSVFSLYRQRTFSVYSVQD; encoded by the exons ATGAAGAAAATCTGGTCCAAAAAAAGATTCCAG AGAGCTGGACACACTAACTGGATGTTTGGAAGACTTGCTCATG TTTTTCGCTTGTGCAGGAAGCAAAGCAATG ATTCAGACAACACAGATGATGAAAACGGGGAAACCCAGGTCTCCATGGAGACAAAAGAAAGGTCTAGGGCCCCACAGGCTCAAGCAGTTAGGAGTCAGCTTTCAG GTGGTGGAAAGACAATGATTGCTCGTATCCTGACTCCATCCAATCGCCCCATAGTAGAAAGAGAGATTTTGGCGCTGGGTTCGAAAGCCCCAAGCCTACAAGACCCCTTCCAGTCTGGCAGGCAAGCAAATGCTGGGTGTGTTCAGAGCCCCCCAGTCAGACATCTGGGTGTGGAAGCCCTTGTTCGGGCCTCTCAGATCAGTGTGTACTACCCAGCGGTGGAGTCTGAGGAAAGCATGTCCTTAAACAGTGACTACTATGGCAGCGTGTTCAGCCTTTATCGACAAAGGACATTTTCTGTATACAGTGTCCAGGATTGA